A window of Glycine soja cultivar W05 chromosome 2, ASM419377v2, whole genome shotgun sequence genomic DNA:
ACTCGCGTGGACTGGAAGGAGACACCGCAGGCTCACGTGTTCAGCGTTGACCTTCCCGGGTTGAAGAAGGAGGATGTCAAGGTCGAAGTTGAAGACGGAAGGGTGCTGCAGATTAGTGGTGAGAAAACCAAAGAACAAGAACAGAAAGATGATAGGTGGCACCGCATTGAAAGAAGCACTGGGAAGTTCATGAGGAGGTTCAGGCTTCCCGAGAATGCTAAAATGGATCAGGTCAAAGCTGCTATGGAGAATGGGGTGCTGACTGTTACTGTGCCCAAGGAAGAACAGAAGAAGCCTCAAGTCAAGTCTATTCAAATCTCTGGTTAAATCTTTTGATTGCTGTCTCTTATTCCAAACaagtgtgttgtgttgtgttgtgttatgTCTTTTTGTATGCTGTTCTCTGCATGTGTTTGTGTTGTGTAATGTATTGTGGTTTGTGTGAGGGTTTAATAGAAGGGAAGTTGTTGTGAAGTTTTCCGTTAAAATGCATCAATAAATTGATATTGCTTTATCCCGACATGATTTTCTAAATCTCTCATTTTCAATCTTATCTGGGGAAGTGTCTAGAAATTAGGCTTCAAAAACAGGCCTTTCAATACGCATTCAACAAATAGAGATAACAAACTGATAAACATAACCAAAGCACAGAActaaaaacaattcaaattgaaaGGATCAACAATTTATTCGAATTGAGCCTAGCAACTAATTCAACAAACTCTATCTTCAAGGAATTATTCGCCCGCATCAATTATTTTGTAGGATGCAAACTGATTCCTTCGAATGAACTCCGAGTAATAGAACaagaatttttaagaaaaaaataaaagaaaatacaatattGCCTGTAGATGCAACCGAGGAAACTAATAAATGGGTTAGAAAC
This region includes:
- the LOC114398765 gene encoding 18.2 kDa class I heat shock protein-like, which codes for MSIIPNLFGGRRSNVFDPVSLDVWDPLEGFPFSTANAGESSAIANTRVDWKETPQAHVFSVDLPGLKKEDVKVEVEDGRVLQISGEKTKEQEQKDDRWHRIERSTGKFMRRFRLPENAKMDQVKAAMENGVLTVTVPKEEQKKPQVKSIQISG